A window of Centropristis striata isolate RG_2023a ecotype Rhode Island chromosome 13, C.striata_1.0, whole genome shotgun sequence genomic DNA:
GTAAATCAGATTAATTAATCTCCACTCTTTTGAAATAAATTTGCTGTCATTtacaaataaagacatgaaatacatCCATACAGTTTATCATCACTGCTAATAAAACCGTGTTTCATCCTGCTGCATTCGTTCTCTAACTTTCAtcctgaataaaatatattttacatgagATGGTTTTCAATGCAGAATGTGTTGTAGCTTTGCTGTTTTACATTTCCTCCATATTGTGTTTCAGCTGTGATCCAGAGTTCTTCCAGAGTGTCTGCTCATGCATCTCTGTCAGATCCAGAGAAGAGGCTGAGCAGTTggtctctctgctgcagctgctggggTCCACCCTGCTgttaacaggagggttaagcacCAGATGCTGCCGGTCGGTGGGGACAGTTCTCGGACTCTGTGGCTCTGATGTGGATCTCATCCTCAAACCAGGACAGATGTCTGTCGGAGAAGCCTCCCTCCTCTTTAGTTCTACAGTACAACTGCACAGTCTGacgtaaatgtttatatctttACTGTTTTATAGCACCGTCTTTTCCAGTTTAAATGTCATACCAGATTgagaatataatttattttctgactgcCTTTTACTCTCTCTTTGATCTTCAGGCTTTCCCATGACAACGCCTTGCTACTGTGTGGATGGGTAAAAAAAGGGAGAGTGGCCTGTTCAGTGACTATTGAAGAGCTTTCTCTCTCCCCTCAGACAGCCCGTCCATCTGAGAAAGTGTCGTTGAAGGTTGACAGTGGTTTGGCGTCCCTGCTGAGATACTGGAAAATCAGACGGTTAAACCTGACTGAGTTCTGTGTTCCTGCTCTGAGTCTCATTCCACTGCTGCTTCATGATGGCTCTCTAACAATCAGGTTCACGTCTTTCCTGAGCCTCAGAAACACACCAATtagcaaaaatgcaaaatgtatgaatCATTTCCTAACATATATTGACATATTTTGATCCTCAGACTGAGTGAGGACACTGTCCAGCagttcctcttcctcctccatgaAAACCAGGACGGGGACTTGACTCGGTCCTTCTTGATCAAGGTTGGTGGAGACCTGAGCTCCTGCTGTCTGAACTGGGAGCTTCTTCACTTTCTGCTGCAGCAGTCGTCAGCTCAGACCATCACTGTGAACCTGAAGAAGAACAGCTTCTTAGAGGAGAGCATCACACGTCTGCTTCCCTTCCTGGACAGGGTTGTGTTGAAAAGGTGAACAATCTGTTTTTTCACATTCTATATTTGTTATTGTGGCTTGTTTCCCCTAAACAAACTGGTGAATACACTTTGTGCTTCCAGGCTCAGTCCCAGCTTTGTGTTGACTGCCATCAGAGAGATCTATCATGCTGGTGCCAGTCCCAGTATACCCAGTTTACTGAGGTCACTGAATCATGTGATCAGCCTGACCTGCAGAGAGATGGACTCTGTGGACTGTGCTGCTCTGATCTTCACCCTCAGACACAGTGACAAAGTTAAACTGAACCTCATGTGGACGTCCATACCAGCAGGGGAAGTAAAGTCCATCATCTTGATGCTGGACAAAGTTTCTCAACTGAGGTCAGACATTACTGCTCATTTCCCAAAGCTGTACCTGCATCAGTACTCTCCAACACACAAGATATAATTCACCTGTAGCTGAAAAATTAATATAGATATGACAAATGAATTCTGTCAGTAATAATCACATTGTTCTCACCAAGTTAACAACTGAGAGTTGTGAGCACGGGGCTGAAAAGAGGTCTGATGGGTGTGGAAACACCAGCAGACAACTGTTTTTCCACTTGTTGTTGAGGTCAGACTGAAAGTGAACCTTTTAATGTCTGTAATAATCTCTCACTGCACAGAAAAACTATATATTCCAGTGAGGAGTGGGACAAAGTTGAAACAGGAAGTGGGTCTTTAAACTGAAACTGATATTTCTTTTAGTTTGGGTCATCATTTCACCGTTTCTCCTCTGAATTAGTTTGTGTAATGTGAAGGTTTGTTTTAACCTTTCTGATGGTGTGACTGCTTCTGTTTCTTGAGCCATCAGAATGCTTCTAAGTGATGTCTGCATGCTCCAGTAGTTTAGCTGTTAGCCTGAAGGGCTCTATGTTATAAATACTGAGACACAACATCAGTCAGAATTATGATAAAAgacaatcattttaattaatggtATGTGTTTCTTTTGGAAAACATGTGACTGCCAGTGTTGacaggaagctgctgctgaGGTTGGTCCACTGTTGTGCTTCCTCTGACGTCCAGCAGGAGGCAGCGGTCGTCCTGCTCAGGTCTCTGCAGCACACACTGGATCtgtcctgctcctcctgtgTGGAGCTGTTAGACCAGGATCAGAGTGACACTCTCAGTCTGACTGCTGATGACTGCAGGGCCGTCTCCACCATCCTGAGACACAGCAGCAGCCGGGACACACAGCTCATCCTGCAGGACTGTGAGGTGGAGGACAGTGGACTGGACCTGCTGTTTTCTGTCCTAGACAGAGTCTGCCTCAGGtgggaaaaacacaaactgagtgaaaggagagaagaaGCTTTGTTTCTTTCATGTTAATGCATCAGAACACTCTGTTTCTCCTGTTTAGAGCCAGTAAAGctgtcctcctccagctggTGTCTCTGGTCCCTGTGAACAGTGAGAGGGACTCGGTGAGACGGGCAGAGTCCCTCTGTAGAGCTCTGAATGCAGAGCTGGACCTCAGTCACAGCTCCCTGGATCAGAGGACCTGTGAAGCCTTGGCCCTGATGCTGGACTTCTGTGCAGAGCTGACAGAGCTGGACCTCAGTCACTGTCAGCTCACAGACCAGCAGCTGCTCTCACTCTGCTCACAGCTGCACAAAGTACAAGTCCTGGAGTGAGTGTGCACTGGAAATGTCTTCATGTGGCTACAATGTTTATAAGGCAGTGTGGGCTCGAGCCCAGGTGGAGGTAACCATTTATAAAAGAAAGATTACAGCAGGTAGACTGTGTGAGGATCAGAAGCAGCTGGTAATGTCAGCTGCTCACAGTTTGATGAGCTGAGACGAGAGAAAATGCTCTTTAAAACATAAACAGTAACAATCACAATTATAGGGGGCTGAACCCTTAACATTATTATTGAGTTGATTTCTATGCAGATGAAGCTGGATTATATTTCATGAGAGATTTGAGTTCTTGTCAGTGTCTATATGATGCAGACAAACTTACTTCAGAAGACAATTATATCTATATAGTCATGGCTATTTCTACAGAAAGCTGCAGGACAATAAACATGCTTTACTTCTATTGAACTGTCTTAATCTAAAGTGTAGTAGTTTTCATTTAGTCATTAGAATAACTTTAAAATGATTGCACAAAGTATAGGTACTAAGAAAACCAGAGGGGCAGAGTAA
This region includes:
- the LOC131982597 gene encoding uncharacterized protein LOC131982597 codes for the protein MVFNAECVVALLFYISSILCFSCDPEFFQSVCSCISVRSREEAEQLVSLLQLLGSTLLLTGGLSTRCCRSVGTVLGLCGSDVDLILKPGQMSVGEASLLFSSTVQLHSLTLSHDNALLLCGWVKKGRVACSVTIEELSLSPQTARPSEKVSLKVDSGLASLLRYWKIRRLNLTEFCVPALSLIPLLLHDGSLTIRLSEDTVQQFLFLLHENQDGDLTRSFLIKVGGDLSSCCLNWELLHFLLQQSSAQTITVNLKKNSFLEESITRLLPFLDRVVLKRLSPSFVLTAIREIYHAGASPSIPSLLRSLNHVISLTCREMDSVDCAALIFTLRHSDKVKLNLMWTSIPAGEVKSIILMLDKVSQLSVDRKLLLRLVHCCASSDVQQEAAVVLLRSLQHTLDLSCSSCVELLDQDQSDTLSLTADDCRAVSTILRHSSSRDTQLILQDCEVEDSGLDLLFSVLDRVCLRASKAVLLQLVSLVPVNSERDSVRRAESLCRALNAELDLSHSSLDQRTCEALALMLDFCAELTELDLSHCQLTDQQLLSLCSQLHKVQVLDLSHNNITDASTDTLLQLVSINPGIQTVRLFRNNIVDRSSFQKDKRFEIW